In Gimesia benthica, a single window of DNA contains:
- a CDS encoding IS66 family transposase: MLSYRNRSSRFWVYCGDPGHPYSVYDFTPNRERAGPQAFLEHFRGYLQADAYAGYEELYRSGRIHQVLCWAHARRKSYDARTV; this comes from the coding sequence GTGCTTTCATATCGCAACCGATCAAGTAGGTTCTGGGTTTACTGTGGCGATCCCGGGCATCCGTATTCCGTCTATGATTTTACCCCAAACCGGGAACGTGCCGGTCCTCAGGCCTTTTTAGAGCACTTTCGCGGTTATCTGCAGGCAGACGCGTATGCCGGCTACGAAGAACTGTACCGGTCAGGCAGGATTCACCAGGTTTTGTGCTGGGCGCATGCGCGACGCAAGTCTTACGATGCGCGGACCGTGTAG
- a CDS encoding IS66 family transposase, which translates to MLPKSPVAVAIQYLLSRWSGFTLYCTEGILSIDNNLAERTLRPCAIGRKNYLFVGSDRGGQAAAVHYSLMASCKANEVEPFAYLRDVLSRITDHATDRLEELLPDQWLKQHPEAHYTRRR; encoded by the coding sequence CTGTTACCGAAAAGCCCGGTGGCAGTCGCGATTCAATATCTGTTAAGCCGCTGGTCCGGGTTTACGCTGTATTGTACGGAGGGCATTCTGTCGATTGACAACAACCTGGCCGAACGCACCTTGCGTCCCTGTGCTATTGGCCGGAAGAATTATCTGTTCGTCGGCAGTGACCGGGGCGGCCAAGCGGCCGCAGTGCATTACAGTCTAATGGCCAGTTGCAAAGCAAACGAGGTAGAGCCGTTTGCCTATCTGCGTGATGTCTTGAGTCGAATCACCGATCACGCCACCGATCGTCTGGAAGAACTGCTGCCGGACCAATGGCTGAAGCAACACCCCGAAGCCCATTACACCCGCCGACGCTGA